GCGCGCCGCACCTGCTCCACGAAGTACGGGGCCCGCGTGGCGCGGCGGTTGTCCGGCTGCAGCCGCGCCAGGCGGACCGGCGCCGCCTTGGCCTCGCGCGCGCGGTCCGCGGGAATGCGCCCCTGCGCCGCCATCAGCGTCAGCACCAGGTTCCGCCGGCCGGTGGAGAGGGCCAGGTTGCGGCGCGGACTGTATCTCGTGGGCGCCTTGGGAAGCCCGGCCAGGAGCGCGGCTTCCGGCAGGGTGAGCGCGGAGGCGTGCTTGCCAAAGTAGACGCGGGCGGCGGACTCGATGCCGTACACGCCCTCGCCAAAGTAGATGTTGTTGAGGTAGACCTGCAGGATTTCGCGCTTGCCGTAGTGCGCCTCGATTTCCCGCGCCACGCGGATTTCCAGCAGCTTGCGGCGCACGGTGCGGTCCGAGGCGGGCAGGCGGTCCGGAAAGACGTTTCGCGCCACCTGCATGGTGATGGTGCTGGCCCCCGCGCCGCGCTGCCCCGGGATCAGGTTGCGCGCGGTCTGGGCGATGAAGCGCGGCCAGTGCACGCCGCCGTGGCGAAAGAAGTTCTGGTCCTCCACCGCGACGAAGGCCTCGGGGACGAGCGGAGGCAGATCGTCGATGTCCACCACCGTCCAGCGCGTGGGCGACAGGTCCGCCAGCAGCCCGCCGCGCACGTCGAAGACGCGCGCCGCGCCGCCGGGCTGAAGGGCGGCCAGGCGGCGCACGTCGGGGCAGCCGCGGAACCCGCAGCGCTGCCAGCTGAACAGGGGGAGAAAGCCGAGGATGGCGAACAGCGCCAGGATCCAGCGGCGGTGGAACGGGTGCCGAAGTCCGCGCCCGCCCGCACGGAACCCGCCGCGGAGCGCGCGGCCGCCGGCGGAGAGGATGGCGGCGAAGAAGAGCGCGTCGCGCTCCATCTGCTCGCTGAACCAGTCCGCGGCGGCGGCGGGAACGGCCCGGGGCTCCGTGAAGGGCATGCGCGCGCGGCGGCCCAGCGTGCGCAGGCGCTCGCGCAGCGCGGGAAAGCGGCCGGGGCGGTACACGTTCTCGGGCGGGGACGAGCCGGGCTGCGGCATGCGGTCGGGTTGTGGGCGCGGGGCTGGATGGAGAGGATGCGGCGGGGCAGGTTCAGTGCCGGAGAGATCAGAAAGGACGCGGCTCGGACGGTTTGGCGCATGCGGAGGCACCCCTCTCCCCCCAGCCTCCTCTCCCGCAAGCGGGCGAGGGGGAGCCGTTCGGCGCGGGCGACGGGTTCGGTGCGCGGCCGACACCTCGCGGGCCCCTCCCCGGCCCTCCCCGTGCAAAACAGACGCACGGAGAGGGAGACAACGACCACTTAACCCGATCCGAATGGTGCCGTGCGTCGGAGAGGCCCCCTCTCCCCGGCCCTCTCCCCCGCTCCGCGGGAGAAAGGGAGACCTCAACGCGGCGGAGGATGCGGCTTCAACCCCGACCCTTCACGCGGTTGAAGCCCCGAACGGCGCCTGTGGGCGTCGTGTCGGGGGTTCCCGCTGTCTGAGCGGCGGATTCATTCGCTCCACGGCATTCGCTTACACTTGGCACTGGGCCATCCACACCGGACCATCCGCCCGACCCAACCCTCCCCCAGTCTTTTTTGGGGGAGGGTGGGCGAGTAGTACGAGCCCGGGTGGGGGCCGCCCGTGAACTCCGCCGCCCGCATCCATCCTTCCGCGCGGAGAGCGGAACGGGGGCCCGGCGCAGTGCGCCGGGCCCCCGTTTGTCATCGACCGAAACCGACGTGGTTCAGCGGATCGCGCCGAGCACCACGCGGCTCTCCTGAATCACCACGCCGCGCTCCGCCAGCGCCCCGATGTACTCGCGGGCGGGCATGGCCTCGTCCGGCGTCCACACGCCCGGCTTGATCTTGCCCTCGGCCTGCAGCGTGCCGGTGATGGCCAGCGAAAAGCCCGTCGTGCGCATCATCGCGGTGATGCCGGTCTTTTCGTCATAGCGGTCCAGCAGGTCCCAGCGCAGCAGTACGTTCTCGCCGCGGTCGGTGCCTTCCACTTCCACGCGGAGCGCCACCAGGTCCGGGCTCTCCTTGTAGTCCTTGCGCAGCTTGGGGCCCACGGCGGCGATGAACAGGTCGCGCGGCACCACCGGCACACCCTTGACGTTCACCGGCTCCAGATCGAACAGCCCCAGTTCGCGCAGCATTTCCATGGCCTTGGCGTGGCCCGGGTAGCGCAGCGTCTTGTACTCCATCGTGGGGATCTTGCCCTCGTACCGCTGGGCCATGGCGCTCAGCCCGCCGGCGGTGTGGAACGCCTCCAGCCGGCCCGCGCCGTCGAAGTCGAGCTCCACGATTTCCGACAGCGCCGTCACCTGCGTCTGCTTGCCGTCGCGCAGAACCCAGGAGAGCGTGGTGTAGTAGTCCAGCACGCCTTCCAGGCTGTAGACGACCTGGTAGTTCAGCGGCGGCTGCGGCTTCTGCGGCAGCCCGCCCACGTAGATGCGCGCGGCGCGCGTCTCGTCCAGCTGCCGGATGCCGTGCTCGGCCAGGATGTTCACCATCCCGGGAGCCAGCCCGCAGTCGGGAATGATGCTTACGTTGGCCGCCACCGCGCGGTCATGCCCCTGCTTCTGCTGCAGCACGATGTCGGTGTTGCCGCCCAGATCGCAGAAGTGCGAGCCCGCCTCGATCGCGAGAGTGCTGAGCGGCCCGTTGAAGTAGTACGGAAACGCGCTCATGGTGGCGGACACGCCCTGCATCACGCGGCGCATGGCCTCGGGATCGTTGGCGTCCACGCGCACGGCGGTCAGGCGGCCGCCGGCCAGGTACGGGGCAAGAAACGACGGAAGGGCGTCGACGTTCTGGTCGGCGATGACCACGTCGTGCTCCGTATGGGCAAGCAGGTCGTAGGCGCAGGCAGAGCCCTGAAGGCCCGCCCCCAGCACCAGCATCCGCATGTGCAGGACTCCGGAGGGTGATCGGAAACGATCCGGCCCGCACCACGCGGTCCCGGAAAAGGCGGCCAAGATAGCGGCGCGGACGGGCCGGCGCAAAAACGCGCGCCGGCGCGGGCAGAGGATCGGCTGAAAAGACTGGCGAAAAGTGGACCTTCCGCCGGGCTCCGTCGCCGGTCGCGTCAAGTAGACGCCGGCTGGTTCGCGGGGTCACGAAGGGGAGGGCGCCGCCATCGGGGCTGGGGCGACTGAAGTCGCGGCAACAACGGCGCAAAGTCCGCCTGCGCGGACTGGGGGTTCAGGCAGGGTGCGGCGAGCGTGGGTCGGCGCGGCCGCAGGTCCCCGTCGGTGCGCCGATGCGGATCGATGGGGTCGCCGTGCCGGTGCGTCAGGCGTGGATCGGTGGGCCGCCGTCATGGATCGGTGCGCCGGGCTGGGTCGGCGCGGCCGCCATCCAGGAGCGAATCAGTTCGCATCTGGAAAGCCACGAAGTCCGCCTTTCCGACGGTGTCGGCGGCTTTCTCCAAGCCCCCCAATGCAGTTGAAGCCCCGAACCGGATGCGACAGCAGCCGGTGTCGGGGGTTACCGCTGTTCGAGCGGCGGATTCATTCGCTCCCGGGCGACGCGGTGGCATGGTTGCGTGGTCAACTCGTGGCAGATGCCGACTCTGTTTGGTCCTATGGTGCGGTCTCACTGGATGAACGAGAAACGCCGCGGCCGCTCTGGGCGGGCGCGGCGTTGATGGTTTGTGGTCGATGACGATCAGGCGGGCGGGGCGCCGAAGCGCTTCTGCAGCTCGGTGAAAAAGGCGTCGGCGAGGACGGCGAATCCGGCGGCGTCGATGCGGATCCGCTCGCCGATGCCGGTCTTGAGGACGGAGGATTCGGGCTTGTACCTGATGGTGCGGTCCGCCGTCATCACGCCGTCATGCTGAAGGATGGATTCGCACAACATCCGCACCTCGTTGAGCGCGTTGCCATCCTTGCCCTCCATCCCCCGCGTGCGGTGCACGAAGCAGCGGTCCAGGTCCAGCACCATCGTACTGAAGAAGCGTGATTCGAACGCCTCCACCGCCGCGCCGCCCGCACCCGCGAGCGAGCGCCAGGCCTCCAGCTCCGCATTGATCCGCGCGCGGCATCCATCAATGTACTCCGGCGGATACGTGTTGGCTGCGAGCACGTCATCATCTCCAGATCAAAGGGTGGATACCGCTCACGAAACTCCGTCCGCCGGCCACCCCGGCGGACGGGAGGGACAGTTCAGCCGCGCGCCTCGTCCAGCAGGCGCAGCACGTCTTCCTGCGTGTTGAGCATGAAGTCGGGGCCGGCGGCGATGATCGCGTCGTGCGGAAACGGGCCCCAGAGCGCGGCGGCGGTGCGCGTCCCCGCCGCGCGCCCCGAGGCAATGTCGTGCGGCGAATCGCCGATGAAGATCGCCTCGTCCGCCGACACGCCCAGCCGACGCAGCGCGACCTGCACCGGCTCCGGGTGCGGCTTGGCGTGCGTCACGTCTTCCGGCGTCACGATCTCGTCAAAGTGCTCCACGATCCCGCACAGCTCCATGCCGCGCAGCGTGGCGCGGCGGTGCTTGCTGGTGACGATGGCCATCAGGTAGCCGCGCCGGTCCAGCTCGGCCACGACCTGGGCCGCGCCGGGAAAGGGGCGCAGCAGCTCGTCGTGAATGCCGTCCTGGTGGTCGCGATAGGTATCCAGCATGGCCAGCGACTCCTCATCGCTGCGGCCGAAGCGGGCCAGCTGCGTCTCCAGCGGCGTGCCGAATCCGCTCAGCCACTCCTCGTCCGGCGGCACGTGGCCCAGGTGCGTGGCCATCGTATGCCGCCAGCAGCGCATGATGAGTTCGGTGCTGTCCGCCAGCGTGCCGTCAAAGTCGTACAGAACCGCCCGGATGGGGCGATGGATGAGTTCAGTCACGGGAATCAGTCCTTTTCCGCCTCGCGGGGCGGGTGGATGTGCAGCGCGTTCAGGATGGCGGGCGCCACGTCGGTGATGGCGCGCACCTCCGCGAACGCCTCGCGGCCCGGTCCCAGGATGATGACGGGCACCGGGTTGCGGGTGTGACCGCCGCGCGCGTCCTCCAGGTTTCCGTGGTCGCTGGAGACGACGAGCAGCAGGTCCGGCGGAATCGCGTCGGCCAGCGCGGCCAGGAAGCGGTCCAGCTTGGCGACGGCGGCGAGGCCGGCATCCAGGCCGCCGCGGTGGCCGCTGTAGTCGGTGTCGTAGTGGGCGAACAGCGTTACGTCCGCCCCCCCGGCGATGCGGGCCAGGGTGCGCGCTGCATCCTCTGCCGTCACCTGCGGCACCTCATGGCCCAGGTGCTCCGTCCACCGCTCGTGCGTGATGGAGGATGCCACGGCGTCGCCGGCGAACAATTCCGCGGCCCCGCGGACCAGCGCGCCCACTGATTGCGCCACCAGCGGCGGCGCGGCAGGCCGGCGAAAGATGCGCGGATCGCCCCCGGCCAGCGGGTACGCGTTGGCGAACGATGTGGTGCGCCCCGCGTCGGCGGCGCGGCGCAGCAGGTTTTCGCGCGCGAGCATGGGGCGCAGATCCGTGGGCACCCACGGGCCGAAGTGGCGGCCGTACTCCGCGGCGGCGTTGCGCCCGGTGAGCAGCGCGGTCTGCCCCGTCCCGCTCTGGGGCGTGCCTTCGACGCCCATCGTGGCGTCCGCGGCGATGAGGACGGCGCGTTCGGAGACGATGCGCCCGTCGCCGTCCAGGTGCTCGCGGACGGGACGGCGCCCACCCAGCAGCCTTTCGATCCCCGGCAGCGGCGCGGCGGCGAACGGGTTGTGCGCCGCGTCCCCCTCGCCGATGCCGACGCCATCCACGAATACGAGCAGCGCGCGGCGGGGATGGATCACGGCGTTCGGCCCGGGTGCGGCGTGGAAAAAGGATCGGCGGGCGGGAATGTAGGCAGGGGACGGGACCGGCGCGACCGGGCGGCGGGCGCGTTGGTCTGGCGAGGTGTGCGGGTACAACGCAGGGAGTGGCGGAGCGCACGGCGGCCCCCACCCGGGCTCGTACTACTCGCCCACCCTCCCCCAAAAAAGACTGGGGGAGGGTTGGGGCGGGCGGAGAGATCAGCGCGGTTCGGAGCGTATCCGGCGCGCCCAAGCGGCGTTGAGCGAATCAATCCGCCGCTCCAACAGCGGGAACCCCCGACACCGGCCACTGGCGCGTCCGGTTCGGGGCTTCAACTGCGTTGGGGATCGACAGAGACGGCCAGGGCACAGTCCGCGCAGGCGGACTTCGTGTATCTCGAGGCGCGGTTTCAACCGCCGGATGAAACCCGCCTCCCGCTCCGGACCAACCCCACTCACGACACTGGGGTGTGCTCCCTCTCCCACATCCGTTCGTGGGAGAGGGTCGTCGTGCGCAGCACGCGGGGTGAGGGGCCGCGGATGGCGGGCACCGAATATCGGCCCACAACCGAGTCACTCCCCCACCGAATCGCCCGCAAAACAGATCGGCCGCCGCGATCCTGTCGCGGCGGCCGATCATCATCCTCCAACTCCTGTTCTGTCGATCACATCCGCGCGTCCAGTCTCAGGACGGGATGACCAGGCGCTGTCCGGGGCGGATGCGGCTGCGAGATCCCATGCCGTTGGCGCGGCGGACGGCGGCCACCGACGTGTTGTTGCGGCGCGCGATGGTCCACAGCGACTCGCCCTTGCGGACGGTGTGGCGGCGGGCGCTGGTGGCGCGGCGCGCGGCAACCCGGCGCACCACGGCCTGCTTGGCCCGCACCTGCCGGGCTTCCGTCTCGGCCTTGGCCGACGCCACGCGCTGCACCTGCGTGAAGTTGGCCGCGTAGCGCTCCGTGCGTCCCCGCGGAATGCGCACCGGGTACGGCTTCCTACCTGGAGGCGTCATGGAGCGGACCAGGTGCGGGTTCATCCGCTTCAGCTCCGTCTCGCCCACGCCCACCGCCTCGGCGACGGTGGAAAGGCGCGTCCCCGCCGGCACATCCACCTCATCCCACTCCAGCGGCAGCCAGCGCTTGACGGGCGCCATGCCGTACTTGTGCGGCTCCTTGCCCACCAGCGCGGCGGCCACCATCAGCGGCACGTACTCGCGCGTTTCGCTGGGCAGGCGCCCGCGGATGCGCCAGAAGTCGGCGTCCTTGCCGCGCTGCTTGCCGGTGACTTCACGCATCACCCGGGCGACGCGGTTTTCGCCGGTGTTGTACGCGGCGGCGGCCAGGTACCAGGAGCCGAACTGCCCGTGCAGGTCCTGCAGGTAGCGCAGGGCGGCGTCGGTGGACTTTTCCGGATGGCGGCGCTCGTCCACGTAGCTGTCCACGCGCAGGCCGTAGCGCTCGCCGGTTCCTTCGATGAACTGCCACAGTCCAACGGCCTGCGCATGGCTGCGCGCGGTGGGGTTGAAGCCGGACTCGATCATCGAAAGGTACAGCAGATCCTCGGGCATTCCCTGTTCGCGCAGCTTGCCGCGGATCATGCCCTCGTAGCGCCCGGAGCGCTTGAGGTACAGGGCCATGCGGTCCTGCTGACGGCGCGTGAACAGGGTGACGAACTTCTGCACCGGCGCGTTGTGCACCACCGGGATGTCCCAGGTCGCGCCGGTGACGGCGGCGGCGGCTTCGGTGACGAACCCGTCGCCGCCGGTGACGGCCGAGGTCACCGTCGTGGGCGAACCCGCGTTGTTGCGGCCCGCGGCGGCGACGCCGAGCACGCATCCAAGCAACACGGCGACCGGCAGTGCAGACCTGAACTCCATTCGTCTCTCCTTCAGCTTGCGCGGATGCTTTTTCTGAGACCAGCCGAGCGCGCGCGAGGCGCTTAGAGAGGCGGGCCGGAGCCCACCGTGGTGCGGAGAACGACGGTGTCGTTCTGCACGTAACGTAAACGTACATATGGGGTTAGTCAACCCGGCGGTCCCGAATTTCCCATTTCGCGGGTAGATGAACCCAGGGCGGAATCAGCCGGAATGCGCATGAAATCGCGGTTTTCGGCGGGTTGGGCGGCC
Above is a window of Longimicrobium terrae DNA encoding:
- a CDS encoding saccharopine dehydrogenase family protein gives rise to the protein MRMLVLGAGLQGSACAYDLLAHTEHDVVIADQNVDALPSFLAPYLAGGRLTAVRVDANDPEAMRRVMQGVSATMSAFPYYFNGPLSTLAIEAGSHFCDLGGNTDIVLQQKQGHDRAVAANVSIIPDCGLAPGMVNILAEHGIRQLDETRAARIYVGGLPQKPQPPLNYQVVYSLEGVLDYYTTLSWVLRDGKQTQVTALSEIVELDFDGAGRLEAFHTAGGLSAMAQRYEGKIPTMEYKTLRYPGHAKAMEMLRELGLFDLEPVNVKGVPVVPRDLFIAAVGPKLRKDYKESPDLVALRVEVEGTDRGENVLLRWDLLDRYDEKTGITAMMRTTGFSLAITGTLQAEGKIKPGVWTPDEAMPAREYIGALAERGVVIQESRVVLGAIR
- a CDS encoding HAD-IA family hydrolase, yielding MTELIHRPIRAVLYDFDGTLADSTELIMRCWRHTMATHLGHVPPDEEWLSGFGTPLETQLARFGRSDEESLAMLDTYRDHQDGIHDELLRPFPGAAQVVAELDRRGYLMAIVTSKHRRATLRGMELCGIVEHFDEIVTPEDVTHAKPHPEPVQVALRRLGVSADEAIFIGDSPHDIASGRAAGTRTAAALWGPFPHDAIIAAGPDFMLNTQEDVLRLLDEARG
- a CDS encoding alkaline phosphatase family protein; amino-acid sequence: MIHPRRALLVFVDGVGIGEGDAAHNPFAAAPLPGIERLLGGRRPVREHLDGDGRIVSERAVLIAADATMGVEGTPQSGTGQTALLTGRNAAAEYGRHFGPWVPTDLRPMLARENLLRRAADAGRTTSFANAYPLAGGDPRIFRRPAAPPLVAQSVGALVRGAAELFAGDAVASSITHERWTEHLGHEVPQVTAEDAARTLARIAGGADVTLFAHYDTDYSGHRGGLDAGLAAVAKLDRFLAALADAIPPDLLLVVSSDHGNLEDARGGHTRNPVPVIILGPGREAFAEVRAITDVAPAILNALHIHPPREAEKD
- a CDS encoding lytic transglycosylase domain-containing protein, with product MEFRSALPVAVLLGCVLGVAAAGRNNAGSPTTVTSAVTGGDGFVTEAAAAVTGATWDIPVVHNAPVQKFVTLFTRRQQDRMALYLKRSGRYEGMIRGKLREQGMPEDLLYLSMIESGFNPTARSHAQAVGLWQFIEGTGERYGLRVDSYVDERRHPEKSTDAALRYLQDLHGQFGSWYLAAAAYNTGENRVARVMREVTGKQRGKDADFWRIRGRLPSETREYVPLMVAAALVGKEPHKYGMAPVKRWLPLEWDEVDVPAGTRLSTVAEAVGVGETELKRMNPHLVRSMTPPGRKPYPVRIPRGRTERYAANFTQVQRVASAKAETEARQVRAKQAVVRRVAARRATSARRHTVRKGESLWTIARRNNTSVAAVRRANGMGSRSRIRPGQRLVIPS